One genomic segment of Manis pentadactyla isolate mManPen7 chromosome 1, mManPen7.hap1, whole genome shotgun sequence includes these proteins:
- the TMEM43 gene encoding transmembrane protein 43 isoform X1, whose translation MAANVSASGAAGPHPDFPPSRRAAQYSSTSNRREHVKITTAPQPGFLERLSETSGGMFVGFMTFLLSFYLIFINEGRALKTATSLAEGLSLVVSPDSIHSVAPENEGRLVHIIGALRTSKLLSDPNYGVHLPAVKLRRHVEMYQWVETEESREYTEDGQVKTERRYSYNTEWRSEIINSRNFDREIGHKNPSAMAVESFTATAPFVQIGRFFLSAGLIDKVDNFKPLSLSKLEDPHVDIIRRGDYFYHSENPKYPEVGDLRISFSYAGLSGDDPDLGPAHVVTVIARQRGDQLVPYSTKSGDTLLLLHHGDFSAEEVFHREQKSNSLKTWGLRAAGWMAMFMGLNLMTRILYTLVDWFPIFRDLVNIGLKAFAFCVATSLTLLTVAAGWLCYRPWWALFIGGLALVPILIARTRVPAKKLE comes from the exons tattccaGTACAAGTAACAGGAGAGAACATGTCAAAATTACAACAGCTCCCCAGCCAGGCTTCCTGGAGAGGCTGAGTGAGACCTCGGGTGGGATGTTTGTGGGATTCATGACCTTCCTACTCTCCTTCTACTTAATTTTCATCAATGAG GGTCGCGCATTGAAGACAGCAACCTCCCTGGCTGAGGGGCTGTCACTTGTGGTGTCCCCCGACAGCATCCACAGCGTGGCTCCAGAGAACGAAGGGAGGCTGGTACACATCATTGGGGCCCTGCGGACATCCAAG CTCCTGTCTGATCCAAACTATGGAGTCCACCTTCCAGCTGTGAAGCTGCGGCGGCATGTGGAGATGTACCAGTGGGTGGAGACCGAGGAGTCCAG GGAGTACACCGAGGACGGGCAGGTGAAGACAGAGAGGAGGTACTCCTACA ACACTGAGTGGAGGTCGGAAATCATCAACAGCAGGAACTTTGACCGTGAGATTGGCCACAAAAACCCCAG TGCCATGGCAGTGGAGTCATTCACAGCAACAGCCCCCTTCGTCCAAATTGGgagatttttcctttcagcaG GCCTCATTGACAAAGTTGACAACTTCAAGCCATTAAGCCTGTCCAAGCTGGAGGACCCGCATGTGGACATAATTCGCCGGGGAGACTATTTCTACCACAGTGAAAACCCCAAGTATCCCGAG GTCGGAGATCTGCGCATCTCCTTTTCCTACGCAGGGCTGAGTGGCGATGACCCTGACCTGGGCCCAGCTCACGTG GTCACTGTGATTGCCCGACAGCGGGGTGACCAGCTCGTCCCATACTCCACCAAGTCCGGGGACACTCTGCTTCTCCTGCACCACGGGGACTTCTCTGCAGAG GAGGTGTTCCATAGAGAACAAAAGAGCAACTCCCTGAAGACGTGGGGCCTGCGGGCCGCCGGCTGGATGGCCATGTTTATGGGCCTCAACCTCATGACGCGGATCCTCTACACCTTGG TGGACTGGTTCCCCATCTTCCGAGACCTGGTCAACATTGGCCTAAAAGCCTTTGCCTTCTGCGTGGCCACCTCGCTGACCTTGCTGACCGTGGCTGCAGGCTGGCTCTGCTACCGGCCCTGGTGGGCCCTCTTCATCGGCGGCCTAGCCCTGGTGCCCATCCTCATTGCTCGGACACGGGTGCCAGCCAAAAAGCTGGAGTGA
- the TMEM43 gene encoding transmembrane protein 43 isoform X2: protein MAANYSSTSNRREHVKITTAPQPGFLERLSETSGGMFVGFMTFLLSFYLIFINEGRALKTATSLAEGLSLVVSPDSIHSVAPENEGRLVHIIGALRTSKLLSDPNYGVHLPAVKLRRHVEMYQWVETEESREYTEDGQVKTERRYSYNTEWRSEIINSRNFDREIGHKNPSAMAVESFTATAPFVQIGRFFLSAGLIDKVDNFKPLSLSKLEDPHVDIIRRGDYFYHSENPKYPEVGDLRISFSYAGLSGDDPDLGPAHVVTVIARQRGDQLVPYSTKSGDTLLLLHHGDFSAEEVFHREQKSNSLKTWGLRAAGWMAMFMGLNLMTRILYTLVDWFPIFRDLVNIGLKAFAFCVATSLTLLTVAAGWLCYRPWWALFIGGLALVPILIARTRVPAKKLE, encoded by the exons tattccaGTACAAGTAACAGGAGAGAACATGTCAAAATTACAACAGCTCCCCAGCCAGGCTTCCTGGAGAGGCTGAGTGAGACCTCGGGTGGGATGTTTGTGGGATTCATGACCTTCCTACTCTCCTTCTACTTAATTTTCATCAATGAG GGTCGCGCATTGAAGACAGCAACCTCCCTGGCTGAGGGGCTGTCACTTGTGGTGTCCCCCGACAGCATCCACAGCGTGGCTCCAGAGAACGAAGGGAGGCTGGTACACATCATTGGGGCCCTGCGGACATCCAAG CTCCTGTCTGATCCAAACTATGGAGTCCACCTTCCAGCTGTGAAGCTGCGGCGGCATGTGGAGATGTACCAGTGGGTGGAGACCGAGGAGTCCAG GGAGTACACCGAGGACGGGCAGGTGAAGACAGAGAGGAGGTACTCCTACA ACACTGAGTGGAGGTCGGAAATCATCAACAGCAGGAACTTTGACCGTGAGATTGGCCACAAAAACCCCAG TGCCATGGCAGTGGAGTCATTCACAGCAACAGCCCCCTTCGTCCAAATTGGgagatttttcctttcagcaG GCCTCATTGACAAAGTTGACAACTTCAAGCCATTAAGCCTGTCCAAGCTGGAGGACCCGCATGTGGACATAATTCGCCGGGGAGACTATTTCTACCACAGTGAAAACCCCAAGTATCCCGAG GTCGGAGATCTGCGCATCTCCTTTTCCTACGCAGGGCTGAGTGGCGATGACCCTGACCTGGGCCCAGCTCACGTG GTCACTGTGATTGCCCGACAGCGGGGTGACCAGCTCGTCCCATACTCCACCAAGTCCGGGGACACTCTGCTTCTCCTGCACCACGGGGACTTCTCTGCAGAG GAGGTGTTCCATAGAGAACAAAAGAGCAACTCCCTGAAGACGTGGGGCCTGCGGGCCGCCGGCTGGATGGCCATGTTTATGGGCCTCAACCTCATGACGCGGATCCTCTACACCTTGG TGGACTGGTTCCCCATCTTCCGAGACCTGGTCAACATTGGCCTAAAAGCCTTTGCCTTCTGCGTGGCCACCTCGCTGACCTTGCTGACCGTGGCTGCAGGCTGGCTCTGCTACCGGCCCTGGTGGGCCCTCTTCATCGGCGGCCTAGCCCTGGTGCCCATCCTCATTGCTCGGACACGGGTGCCAGCCAAAAAGCTGGAGTGA